A genomic region of Eucalyptus grandis isolate ANBG69807.140 chromosome 5, ASM1654582v1, whole genome shotgun sequence contains the following coding sequences:
- the LOC104445230 gene encoding uncharacterized protein LOC104445230 codes for MGFEKKDLDLVLVPSGLLIMFGYHLFLLHRYLHQPHTTVMGFENHSKRFWIQANMQGENRDFGTCLAVISSNIAAATFLSSVSLTLSSLIGAWISNTTNNFFQSDLVYGDTRPITISIKYICLLICFLLAFSCFVQSARHFVHANYLISTPSPSILPKSVELAVIRGGDFWSVGLRALYFALNLLLWFFGPIPMFVCSLVMVLFLHYLDSNTAPLIEHEFDGRQVAKKVEHRVAVGIKHAVTS; via the exons ATGGGGTTTGAGAAGAAAGATCTGGATCTGGTGCTGGTTCCGAGCGGTTTGCTCATCATGTTCGGGTAccatctcttcctcctccacagATACCTCCATCAGCCTCACACCACTGTCATGGGCTTTGAGAATCATAGCAAGCGCTTCTGGATTCAGGCCAACATGCAG GGTGAGAATAGGGACTTTGGCACGTGTCTTGCGGTCATCTCCTCCAACATAGCGGCAGCAACGTTCTTGTCCTCCGTCTCGCTCACCCTCAGCTCCTTGATCGGTGCTTGGATTAGCAACACCACCAATAACTTCTTCCAGAGCGATCTTGTCTACGGCGACACTCGGCCCATCACCATCTCCATCAAGTACATCTGCCTTCTCATCTGCTTCCTCCTCGCCTTCTCATGCTTCGTCCAGTCGGCCCGGCACTTCGTCCACGCCAACTACCTGATCAGCACGCCAAGCCCAAGCATCCTTCCCAAGAGTGTCGAATTGGCTGTAATCCGAGGCGGTGATTTCTGGTCTGTTGGGCTCAGGGCACTGTACTTTGCTCTGAACTTGCTTCTCTGGTTCTTTGGACCAATTCCTATGTTTGTTTGCTCCCTTGTCATGGTCCTGTTCTTGCACTACCTCGACTCGAACACGGCTCCATTGATTGAGCACGAGTTTGATGGGAGGCAAGTGGCGAAGAAGGTGGAGCACAGAGTGGCAGTTGGAATTAAACATGCTGTCACATCATAG
- the LOC104445229 gene encoding uncharacterized protein LOC104445229 yields the protein MGFEKKDLDVVLVPGGLLIMLVYHLQLLYRYLHKPHTTCMGFENFNKRFWVQAIMQGEKGNIGTCLGVISSNRSAATFLASVSLTLCSLIGAWISNNNFFFESNLVYGDTRTSTLSIKYVVLLICFLLAFSCFIQSTQHFVHANYLISMPSPSIPLKNVEVAVIRGSDFWSVGLRALYFALNLLLWFFGPIPMFVCSIFMVLFLYYLDSNTMPLIEHEFDGRQVVRKVEQSVSEMAMAIRMPSHQN from the exons ATGGGATTTGAGAAGAAAGATCTGGATGTGGTGCTGGTTCCGGGTGGCTTGCTCATCATGTTGGTGTACCATCTCCAACTCCTCTACAGATACCTCCACAAGCCTCACACCACTTGCATGGGGTTTGAGAACTTCAACAAGCGCTTCTGGGTTCAGGCCATCATGCAG GGTGAGAAGGGTAATATTGGCACGTGCCTTGGGGTGATCTCCTCCAACAGATCAGCAGCGACTTTCCTGGCCTCCGTCTCACTCACCCTCTGCTCCCTGATCGGTGCCTGGATCAgcaacaacaactttttctttgaGAGCAACCTCGTCTATGGTGATACCCGGACCAGCACCCTCTCCATCAAGTACGTCGTCCTCCTCATCTGCTTCCTTCTGGCCTTCTCATGCTTCATCCAGTCTACCCAGCACTTCGTCCACGCCAATTACCTGATCAGCATGCCAAGCCCAAGCATTCCTCTGAAGAACGTTGAGGTGGCCGTTATCCGAGGCAGTGATTTCTGGTCTGTTGGGCTCAGGGCACTGTACTTCGCTCTGAACTTGCTTCTCTGGTTCTTCGGACCAATACCCATGTTTGTTTGCTCCATTTTCATGGTCTTGTTCTTGTACTACCTTGACTCAAACACGATGCCATTGATTGAGCACGAGTTTGATGGGAGGCAAGTGGTGAGGAAGGTGGAGCAAAGTGTGTCTGAGATGGCAATGGCCATTCGCATGCCTTCCCATCAGAATTGA